The DNA sequence TTGCGCGAGGCTTTCTCGATGCGGATCCCGCCAGTCTCCGGCGTTACGGCCAGCCCGAGCCCGGTATTATCGACGGCGGAATTGTACAGCGGACGCAGCCCCTTGGCCCGTTCGGGAATGGGCTCCATTTTGGCCGTGGTCTGAACGATCACTTCATTGCCGTTGTAGCCTTCGATTTTCAGGTTCGTGGCATCGAGCATGATCGTTATTTTCTGGTCACCGTTGTTGACCAGTTTCGTTTTGTACTCCTGGGCAAACAGCACAGTCCATTGGCATAGGCATCCGATGCCTACTAACAGCATTTTTCTCATGGTCTTATTCCTTTTAAAATGTATGTATCAGGAAGGAGAGTTGGCGGTGCGGGTCAACGCCCCCACTCCCTCTTCGGCCTTAAGCCGGACTATTTCCAGCACCTGCTGGTTACGGGCCAGCCAGCGCATTTCGGTGGCGGCCCGCTTTTCTTTGATCGCAACCAACGCGTCGATCAGCGTGAGTTGCACATTGGGATCTTTCTGAATCCGCAGCGACTGGATCAGCGCATCGCGGACACCCTCCTCCCGCTCGAAACGCAGCAGGGCCTGACAGGCTGCCAGCCGCACGTTGACGTTCGCGTCGAAGTTGAGCGTGTTAATGAGCAGTTGCGTAATCTCCCGGTCGGCCCCGTCCAGTTCATAGCTCTGGTTAACGGCCTGAATCCGGTCGCTGGCCGACGTCTGGGACAGGGCGCCGAACGCCAGGGTCTTTTTCATCGATTCGGCCTCCGGCCGATCCGTCGACGCCCGCGCCGATGCATCGGTCTGCCCGCGACTGTAGAAACGGCCACCCGCGAAGCCAACCAGCAGTAGGGCAATCCCGGCCGCCAGCCGCATTCCCCAACTCGTCAGCTGCCGGAGCCGGCCAACCGGGCGAGGTCCCATTTGCCGATCCAGGCTGGCCACAAAATCGACCGATGGCTGCTGCAGCCGGGCATCAGCTACGTACTGAAACAGCGCAGCGTGCTGCCGCAGGCGGGCCGGTACGCCCCCCGGCTCACGAAAAAAATCGCGCAGTTCCTGCTCTTCCTCCAGGGTTGTCTCGCCTTCGTAATAGCGGGTCAGCAGTTCGTCAATAGTTGGCTTCATAGTCGTTCAGTTTTAGGTATCCATCCCGCAGCCGCTGCCGGGCCCGCGACAGCGTAACGCGGATGGTGTTGACCGACAGCCCGGTCACCTGCTCGATCTCGTCGAAGGAATATTCCTCCACATCGCGCAGATGAAGCACCAGCTTCTGGACATCGGGCAGCTCATCGATCAACCGCCGGATCTGGTCGGCACTGTCGGCCAGTTCAGTCTGGCGGTGGGGCGACGGCTGCGGAGCGACCATACTACCCAGGTCGGCCTGGTCAACGGCTTTCTGCCGGGCGTGGGCTTTCAGGCGGTCCATGCACAGGTTTTTGGTCATCTGTACCGCCAGGGCTTCCACGCTCTGGTAGGTATCCAGTTGCTGCCGGTTGGACCATAGTCGCATCAGCACATCCTGCATGGCATCTTCGGCATCCTCGCGGTTGCGAAGAAACAGCGTAGCCAGCCGGTAGAGTCGGTTTTGCACGGGCAAAATCCGTTGCTTGAAAGCGAGT is a window from the Spirosoma rigui genome containing:
- a CDS encoding HEAT repeat domain-containing protein translates to MKPTIDELLTRYYEGETTLEEEQELRDFFREPGGVPARLRQHAALFQYVADARLQQPSVDFVASLDRQMGPRPVGRLRQLTSWGMRLAAGIALLLVGFAGGRFYSRGQTDASARASTDRPEAESMKKTLAFGALSQTSASDRIQAVNQSYELDGADREITQLLINTLNFDANVNVRLAACQALLRFEREEGVRDALIQSLRIQKDPNVQLTLIDALVAIKEKRAATEMRWLARNQQVLEIVRLKAEEGVGALTRTANSPS
- a CDS encoding RNA polymerase sigma factor, which translates into the protein MDLLAFKQRILPVQNRLYRLATLFLRNREDAEDAMQDVLMRLWSNRQQLDTYQSVEALAVQMTKNLCMDRLKAHARQKAVDQADLGSMVAPQPSPHRQTELADSADQIRRLIDELPDVQKLVLHLRDVEEYSFDEIEQVTGLSVNTIRVTLSRARQRLRDGYLKLNDYEANY